In the genome of Colwellia sp. PAMC 21821, the window TTTGTCTTTCAATTTTTGTTCTTGCTCTAAGCGCCATTTATATACGCAATCGAATGAAGGCGCCTGTAGTGCTAACCAAAAATCCATCTGTTCATATAACGGTTGGTAATTAAGTTTTAGCTGCTTATTGACATAATTGCGCCAGTCACCGTTAGCATCGTGCTTGAGTTCAAGTTCATTGACCGGGGCTTTTAATTGTTCGTCTGTTTGTGGTTTAACACCCCAGCACCATCCTTCTAATAAAATAATATCTATCGGGTATTCAACTGCTTGCCATTGCTCTTCAGGGAAAGGTTCGTCAGTTGCTTTGTTGAATCTTGGAATAGAGAAGCCGGTACTTTTTGTTTTTAACTTTTTTAAAACCCCTTCTAACATGTTCATGTCATGGGTGCCAGGCACACCTCGAGTTGCTAATAAGGGATGAATATCATGTGCTAATTGTTGGCGTTTTTCGCCTGTGAAGTAGAAGTCATCTAACGACATTACAACAACATTTAATTGATGTGCTTTTGTCAGATATTCGGCAATGAAATCAGTGAGTGTTGATTTACCACTGCCTTGACAGCCATTAATACCGACAAAATAAGCATTACTACTTTTTGTAAACTGGCTAAAAATTCGCTCGGCGAGAGGTTGGTAATAGTCTTTCGCTGTTTGTCTAAATTTTTCAGGTAGTTTGTGTTGTTTAATAAAAGTTGAAAGCATAATTTTCACCGTAGCTAAGTATTAATATCATTATACTTTCAACTCTTATGCCACTATCTTTAATGTGTTATTTTTGATTGTAGGATGTTGTAAAATAATGAATATTTTGTTTTCCGGAATGATTGCTGAGAAATGTTAAGCTGGGCATATGTGCACCATAGAAACTAATTGCTCCAGATTGGTGCAATTAGTTTCAGTATTTATTCAATAGCGCTAACGGAAAAGTGGTCATTGAGGAGGCAAAATAGGTTGGTGTTAAGCCAGTTAGTTTAAGTGATGTACTCTAACCGATGAAATTGATAATTGCCTTTTTAATAAACTTACTGCGATTGTTTTTAAGCGAGTGACGGTTCTGACATAGATACAGTGTTTCATCTACCGAGTGCGTTAACGAATGTATTTTTAGGTCTTGAGGTTTACTAAAGGCATTGGCCGCATGTAAAGGTAGAACGGTAAAACCAAGTCCGCGGCTAACAGGCTCAAGAATTAAGCTAATTTGATTTGAAAAACCTCGGTGCTCAAGCTGGTTAATATGCTCAAATTGGGTATAGTTTTTACTGAGTAACAACTGAGCATGATGCTGGCCATCAGGATGCCCTATAAAGCCGATTTTTGTCAGTTGTTGCCAAGTTATAGTCCTGACTTTATTTGAAGTAACCAGCACCAATGGTTCAACAGCAACTTTTTGACTGACAATATTCTCTGCTTTACTCAGTTCAGTGACCAAGCCAATATCAATTTTACGTTCAGCTAAGTCTTGTTCTATATTTTTATTTGGCGCAAATTTGTAGTCGATAGCTAATTGACTGTGTTGTTGCTGTATATCGAGCATATAAGGATATAACTTTAAGCCAATACTGCCCGGCGAGGCAATTTTTACCGTGCCAGCATAAGGATTATCTTGTTTGATTGATTTTTCTAACTCGGCTGAACTCTGTAATAAATTTTGCCCTTGTCGGTTCAGTTTTATACCTGCGTCGGTAAGGGAAAAAGACTTACCCTCGCGGATCAGCAATGGCGTGTTTAGTTGCTGCTCTAGTTTTTTTATCTGTTGACTGACCCCTGACTGGGTCATAAAAAGCAGATCGGCAGTTTTAGTGAAGTGGCCAACATCAACTAATGTGCAAAATGTTTTTAACCATACAAGATTTATCACAACAAAACGTACTCATGATTATAATTAATGATAATTTTTCATAATTTATAATGTTACCTATAATTTGTCCATCAAATTAAAAGCGGTGATTAACATGAGCAAAGCATATCCAAGAACATTTTCACATATTGGCATTTCAGTACCGAGCGTCGAAAAAGCAGTTAAGTTTTATACTGAAGTGTTAGGTTGGTATTTAATTATGGAACCAACAGAAGTTGTTGAAGACGACAGCGCCATCGGACTTATGTGTACGGATGTATTCGGTGCTAATTGGGAAAAATTCAAAATTGCCCATATGTCGACTGGCGACCGTATCGGCGTAGAGTTATTTGAATTTAAAAATCAGCAAAATCCAAAAAATAATTTTGAATACTGGAAAACTGGTGTTTTTCATTTTTGTGTGCAAGATCCAAACCTTGAAGAGTTGGTGGAAAAAATCGTTGCTGCTGGCGGTAAAAAACGTATGGCAGAGCCTCGATACTATTACCCGGGTGAAAAACCTTACCGTATGATCTACATGGAAGACCCGTTTGGTAACATCCTAGAAATTTATAGCCATAGTTATGAATTAACTTATGCCCAAGGTGCATACCAATAATGTAAACTGCTCTGTTGAACCAAGCGTGTTGAACCAAGCGTGTTAAACCAAGCGTGTTAATAGACTAACCGCTTGGTATTAATATCCATCTCATCATCATTTCTTCTGATCAAAAACAGCGGCTACATTTAATCATTAATACATGAAACTATTAAAATAATGCTCATATATGGCTGATTTTAGGGTGTATAAACAGTCCATTTCATTAATAAAGTGATTATAAAAATAGATACTATTGAACTTTTTTGAAAATTGAACCGTATATATTGCTAACAATACAAGCAATTTATATGAGTAATAAACCAGGGAGGTTTATTGTGCAATCAAGTTCAAATTCAACCACCATTTCGCCACCGATGATTATTGGTGTTGCCAATACCAATCATTACCTCGTTGGTATCGTCGATTTAAATAATAATCTTGTCGGTCTAAGACAAGACTCAGCCGAAGTAGTCGGTTCAATAGTCGAAGCAAAAGCGTATTTACGTGGTAATAATATTTTTTCTGCATTGCTTGAGCTAGACTGCACTATTGATGACATGTGTGGTCAATCAAAGAGTAACCGTTATAGACAAAGGATTTTATGCTAATGATGAAAAACAATAATGTCGCGTTAAGCGATTTATTACAGGTGTTTAATCTCGTGACTACCCAAGGTAGTAAAACTGATGGTAATTATGAATTTCAAGGCATAAAAGCTTGGCATGATTTTGATGGATATACTTGTTTTTTAGGTTACAAGGATTTGACCTTAACCTTGTTGTTCCACGGTCGTTACACTTTTGATTTTCAGCAGCAAGAAACGATGGATGCATTTTTAGTCAAGATAAACAAACTTTTGGCATTAGCGTCATGAACAGAGTTAACCCCAAAGTACTGTTGCATAGCAAGTGGACCAAGCTGAGTGTTGAAAATCGTGAAAAACATTTTGTGATTACACAGGTAGAATTTGATGAACAGAAAAATGTTATCGAATGTTTAATCACTGCGGTCATTAATAATAGTGAATACGCTATAAACTGGCGCGATTTAAAAGAACCTAAACTTTGGCGCTTTGGCTGGCAATAAATTTTGCTTGTTTTATTTATGGCGGCTATGAGCACTTTGCAGATATTTCAACGAACCTGACCCCGCAGCTGGTTTTTCAACGAACCTGCCCCCGCAGTTGTATGCTTTCAATCAAGGTAGGGTCAACTATGCTTGCTAGTGTGTAAATGAATAATGTTTTGAATCGAACAACCAGATATATCACTGCTATATAATTTCATCCTGCTTAAATCTGCACCGAGTATCAGTCAGCAAGCTCTAAAATCAAGAAAACACGACTTGTTACATCGGATAGGCATATTGGTTTATTTTACCTATACTCCTAAAGGAAAACATGGCTGTGGGTAACCTTAATTTTTTATGTAAATTCACTGCTATTCTTAGAAGTCATACACATTTAAATATAATGTTACTCATTGAAGTATAGAATTATTATGCTTGTTGAGCCAGGTGTGATAGTAGAATTTAAATTATATGTTGGAG includes:
- a CDS encoding kinase, with product MLSTFIKQHKLPEKFRQTAKDYYQPLAERIFSQFTKSSNAYFVGINGCQGSGKSTLTDFIAEYLTKAHQLNVVVMSLDDFYFTGEKRQQLAHDIHPLLATRGVPGTHDMNMLEGVLKKLKTKSTGFSIPRFNKATDEPFPEEQWQAVEYPIDIILLEGWCWGVKPQTDEQLKAPVNELELKHDANGDWRNYVNKQLKLNYQPLYEQMDFWLALQAPSFDCVYKWRLEQEQKLKDKNIGLANSKIMKSAGILNFTQYFQRLSVQACNTISQSADAIFYLDYARNITNLPIVKDV
- a CDS encoding LysR family transcriptional regulator encodes the protein MINLVWLKTFCTLVDVGHFTKTADLLFMTQSGVSQQIKKLEQQLNTPLLIREGKSFSLTDAGIKLNRQGQNLLQSSAELEKSIKQDNPYAGTVKIASPGSIGLKLYPYMLDIQQQHSQLAIDYKFAPNKNIEQDLAERKIDIGLVTELSKAENIVSQKVAVEPLVLVTSNKVRTITWQQLTKIGFIGHPDGQHHAQLLLSKNYTQFEHINQLEHRGFSNQISLILEPVSRGLGFTVLPLHAANAFSKPQDLKIHSLTHSVDETLYLCQNRHSLKNNRSKFIKKAIINFIG
- a CDS encoding lactoylglutathione lyase family protein, giving the protein MSKAYPRTFSHIGISVPSVEKAVKFYTEVLGWYLIMEPTEVVEDDSAIGLMCTDVFGANWEKFKIAHMSTGDRIGVELFEFKNQQNPKNNFEYWKTGVFHFCVQDPNLEELVEKIVAAGGKKRMAEPRYYYPGEKPYRMIYMEDPFGNILEIYSHSYELTYAQGAYQ
- a CDS encoding DUF3081 family protein; amino-acid sequence: MMKNNNVALSDLLQVFNLVTTQGSKTDGNYEFQGIKAWHDFDGYTCFLGYKDLTLTLLFHGRYTFDFQQQETMDAFLVKINKLLALAS
- a CDS encoding TIGR02450 family Trp-rich protein — its product is MNRVNPKVLLHSKWTKLSVENREKHFVITQVEFDEQKNVIECLITAVINNSEYAINWRDLKEPKLWRFGWQ